The following nucleotide sequence is from Allocatelliglobosispora scoriae.
GCGGTCCATCCGCACCCGCTGTGGCTGATCGGGTCGTGCTTCATCGCCGGTGTCGGCGTGGAGCAGTTCGGCATCGCGTGGGAGACGACGATGCAGGAGCACGTGCCTGCGGACAAGCTGGCGCGGGTCTACTCCTATGACATGCTCGGCTCGATCGTGGCGATCCCCGCTGGTCAGGTAGCGGCAGGCCCGGCGGCGGCGGTCTTCGGTCCGGTCGCCGCGATCACCGGTGCGGCGGGCATCGTCGGCGTCGCGGTGGCCGGCATGGTAGCCAGCCGCAGCGTCCGCAACCTCCACCACAACCCGACCCCGACCCTCACCCCCGCCCCGGTCCCCACCCCGGTGTAGCCCACGGCCCCGGTCACGTTTTGCAGCAAAGCGTGGCCTCGCTTGGCGAAATGGCCACGCTTTGCTGCAAAACGTGACGCGCGGGTCAGCGGAGGGCGGCGCGGGCGGTGAAGGCGATGCTGGCGATCAGGAACACGCCGTTGATCACGGTGAACGCGCCGACCACCCAGATCATCCACTGGGGCGCGAAGGTCAGCACCAGCCCGGCGACGAGGATGAGCGCCCCGTAGTCGCGGATCAGCTTCACCAGCCGCACCGGCAGCGATGTCGAGGTCACCATCGACGCGGCCTTGTCGGAGGTGGCGAGCACGCTGGTGACGAGGTTGACCATCCAGGTGCCGGCGAACGCGGCGGCGAGCCACACCGGTGCCTCGGCGACGGCGGCGAGCGCGGTGACGAGCGCGATCTGCGTGGCGACGTCGCAGATGATGTCGATCCGGGCACCCGCGATGCTGCCCTGACCGGTGACCCGGGCGAGCTGCCCGTCGGCGCAGTCGAACGCGTACGCCGCCTGCCACCCCACCAGCGCCAGCGCACCGAGCCACCGGGGCAGGGAGTCGGCCTGGAGCACCACCGCGGTGGAGAGGCCGATTCCGATGACCAGGTTGATCAGCGTGAGGTGGGTCGGCTTAAGACGCAGGCGTGCGGCGGTGCTGGCGATCACCGCGCCGATCCACTGGCTGACGCCCTCGGAGAAGAGCCCACCACCGCGGTTCACCGCATAGAAACTACGAATTGATGGCACCGACGTAGTCTGCCACCATGGCGTTAACCTCGCGTTCAGCGAGGTGGTCTATGCCGATGTGCTCGAGAATGGTGTAACGCTCGGGCCGCGTCCGCGGTGCATAGCGCACGATCTCCGCGAACTGGTCGTCCCCCAGGCCCAGATCGGCCGGGCTCCGCGGCACCTCGTGGCGCCGCATCGTGGCCGAGAGCTGCGCGAACCGAGCGTCCTCGCCGCGCAGGAAGGTGCAGAAGAGCGCACCCACCCCGCACTGCGTGCCGTGCGAGCCGACGCCCGGATAGAGGATGTCGATCGCGTGCGAGATCTCGTGGCAGCCGCCGCTCGCGGGTCGCGACGTGCCGCTCACCGCCATCGCGAGGCCGCCCATGATCAGCGACTCCGCCAGCACGGTCAGGAACCCGTCGTCGCCGAGGTCCCCCGGATGGTTGATCAGGGCCTCGGCACCGGACCGCGCCATCGCGACCGCGATCCCGTCGATGGGCTCGCCGATCGCGCGCGCGGCGAGCTCCCAGTCGGCGATGGCGTTGAGGTTGCTCAGGGTCTCGCCGATCCCCGCGCGGCTCTGGGAGTCGGGTCCCGACTCCACAAAATCAAGATCGATAACAGCCGCAAGCGGGATGTGTACGCCATAGGAGCCCCGCCCGCCCTCATGATCCAACGACGCGGTCGGTGAGCAGATCCCGTCGTTCGCCAGGCTGGTGGCGACGCTGACCATGGGGATCCCGTACCGGGACGCGGCGTATTTCGTCGTGTCGATCGTCTTGCCCCCGCCGATGCCGACGACCGCGTCGATGTTGCGCCCGCGCAGCTTGGCGCCGAGCTCCAGCGCCGACTCCAGGGTGCCGCCGGTGGTG
It contains:
- a CDS encoding iron-containing alcohol dehydrogenase family protein, producing the protein MPLLTRSVQTPLNIDVRRGAIATLGELLHDRRISARGDVAVVVGPGLGEQIAALLAPTLGNAEIIFTTGGTLESALELGAKLRGRNIDAVVGIGGGKTIDTTKYAASRYGIPMVSVATSLANDGICSPTASLDHEGGRGSYGVHIPLAAVIDLDFVESGPDSQSRAGIGETLSNLNAIADWELAARAIGEPIDGIAVAMARSGAEALINHPGDLGDDGFLTVLAESLIMGGLAMAVSGTSRPASGGCHEISHAIDILYPGVGSHGTQCGVGALFCTFLRGEDARFAQLSATMRRHEVPRSPADLGLGDDQFAEIVRYAPRTRPERYTILEHIGIDHLAEREVNAMVADYVGAINS
- a CDS encoding CDP-alcohol phosphatidyltransferase family protein, with the protein product MPSIRSFYAVNRGGGLFSEGVSQWIGAVIASTAARLRLKPTHLTLINLVIGIGLSTAVVLQADSLPRWLGALALVGWQAAYAFDCADGQLARVTGQGSIAGARIDIICDVATQIALVTALAAVAEAPVWLAAAFAGTWMVNLVTSVLATSDKAASMVTSTSLPVRLVKLIRDYGALILVAGLVLTFAPQWMIWVVGAFTVINGVFLIASIAFTARAALR